One genomic segment of Streptomyces liangshanensis includes these proteins:
- a CDS encoding CDP-alcohol phosphatidyltransferase family protein — protein sequence MEVQETRVQTDRVLTIPNILSMARLVGVPVFLWLILRPEFGGPNSDGWALLVLALSGVSDYLDGKLARRWNQISSLGRLLDPAADRLYILSTLVGLTWREILPLWLTAALLARELMLLVMVGILRRHGYPPPQVNFLGKAATFNLMYAFPLLLLSDRSGWLASLAEVFGWAFAGWGTTLYWWAGILYVVQVRRLVRADTVAD from the coding sequence GTGGAGGTCCAGGAGACCCGCGTCCAGACGGACCGGGTCCTCACCATCCCCAACATCCTCAGCATGGCCCGCCTCGTCGGCGTACCGGTCTTCCTGTGGCTGATTCTCCGCCCCGAGTTCGGCGGACCGAACAGCGACGGCTGGGCCCTGCTGGTGCTGGCGCTCAGCGGCGTCAGTGACTATCTCGACGGCAAGCTCGCCCGCCGGTGGAACCAGATCAGCAGCCTCGGACGGCTCCTGGACCCCGCGGCGGACCGGCTCTACATCCTTTCCACCCTGGTTGGCCTCACCTGGCGGGAGATCCTGCCGCTCTGGCTCACGGCCGCGCTTTTGGCCCGTGAGCTGATGCTTCTGGTGATGGTGGGAATCCTCAGGAGGCACGGCTATCCGCCTCCCCAGGTGAACTTTCTCGGGAAGGCGGCTACCTTCAACTTGATGTACGCCTTCCCGCTCCTGCTGCTGAGCGACCGGAGCGGTTGGCTTGCGTCACTCGCCGAAGTTTTCGGATGGGCGTTCGCCGGATGGGGTACAACTCTGTATTGGTGGGCAGGGATCCTGTATGTGGTCCAGGTCCGCCGGCTCGTCCGGGCGGACACAGTGGCCGATTGA
- a CDS encoding mannose-1-phosphate guanyltransferase codes for MKAVVMAGGEGTRLRPMTSSMPKPLLPVVNRPIMEHVLRLLKRHGLSETVVTVQFLASLVKNYFGDGEELGMELTYANEEKPLGTAGSVKNAEEALKDDAFLVISGDALTDFDLTDLIAFHKEKGALVTVCLTRVPNPLEFGITIVDEEGKVERFLEKPTWGQVFSDTVNTGIYVMEPEVFNYVEADVSVDWSGDVFPQLMKEGKPIYGYIAEGYWEDVGTHESYVKAQADVLEGKVDVDIDGFEISPGVWVAEGAEVHPDAVLRGPLYIGDYAKVEADVELREHTVLGSNVVVKTGAFLHRAVVHDNVYIGQHSNLRGCVVGKNTDIMRAARIEDGAVIGDECLVGEESIIQGNVRVYPFKTIEAGAFVNTSVIWESRGQANLFGARGVSGILNVEITPELAVRLAGAYATTLKKGSTVTTARDHSRGARALKRAVISSLQSSAIDVRDLENVPLPVARQQTARGSAGGIMIRTSPGVPDSVDIMFFDERGADLSQAGQRKLDRIYARQEYRRAFPGEIGDLHFPASVFDSYTGSLLRNVDTTGIAEAGLKVVVDASNGSAGLVLPSLLGRLGVDALTINPGLDESRPTETAESRRSGLVRLGEIVASARAAFGVRFDPVGERLSLVDERGRIIEDDRALLVLLDLVAAERRSGRVALPVTTTRIAEQVAAYHGTQVEWTTTSPDDLTRVGREETTIFGGDGRGAFIVPEFSSVLDGTAAFVRLIGLVARTQLTLSQIDARIPRAHVLRRDLATPWAVKGLVMRSVVEAAGDRQVDTTDGVRVVETDGRWVMVLPDPSEAVTHLWAEGPDDASAQALLDEWSSVVDGAGH; via the coding sequence ATGAAGGCCGTCGTGATGGCAGGTGGCGAAGGAACTCGACTTCGCCCCATGACCTCAAGCATGCCCAAGCCGCTCCTGCCGGTGGTGAACCGGCCGATCATGGAGCACGTGCTTCGCCTGCTCAAGCGCCATGGGCTCAGCGAGACCGTCGTGACCGTGCAGTTCCTCGCCTCTCTCGTCAAGAACTACTTCGGAGACGGCGAAGAGCTCGGCATGGAGCTCACCTATGCCAACGAGGAAAAGCCGCTGGGAACGGCGGGAAGCGTCAAGAATGCCGAAGAGGCACTCAAGGACGACGCCTTCCTCGTCATTTCCGGTGACGCCCTCACCGACTTCGACCTGACCGACCTCATCGCCTTCCACAAGGAGAAGGGCGCACTGGTCACGGTGTGCCTGACCCGTGTGCCGAATCCACTGGAATTCGGCATCACGATCGTGGACGAGGAAGGAAAGGTCGAGCGGTTCCTGGAGAAGCCGACCTGGGGACAGGTCTTCTCCGACACCGTGAACACGGGCATCTACGTGATGGAGCCCGAGGTCTTCAACTATGTCGAGGCCGATGTCTCGGTCGACTGGTCCGGGGACGTCTTCCCTCAGCTCATGAAGGAAGGCAAGCCCATCTACGGCTACATCGCCGAGGGCTACTGGGAGGACGTCGGCACGCACGAGAGCTACGTGAAGGCCCAGGCCGACGTGCTCGAAGGCAAGGTCGACGTCGACATCGACGGCTTCGAGATCTCGCCCGGCGTATGGGTCGCCGAGGGAGCCGAGGTGCACCCCGACGCCGTGCTCCGCGGGCCGCTGTACATCGGTGACTACGCCAAGGTCGAGGCCGACGTCGAGTTGCGCGAGCACACCGTTCTCGGATCCAACGTGGTCGTGAAGACCGGCGCCTTTCTCCACAGAGCGGTCGTCCACGACAACGTGTACATCGGACAGCACAGCAATCTCCGCGGCTGTGTGGTCGGCAAGAACACCGACATCATGCGCGCCGCGCGGATCGAGGACGGCGCGGTCATCGGCGACGAATGCCTCGTCGGCGAGGAATCGATCATCCAGGGCAATGTCCGGGTCTACCCGTTCAAGACGATCGAGGCCGGCGCGTTCGTCAACACGTCGGTCATCTGGGAGTCCCGAGGACAGGCGAATCTCTTCGGCGCCCGTGGTGTCTCCGGGATCCTGAACGTGGAGATCACGCCGGAGCTGGCCGTGCGGCTGGCGGGGGCGTACGCGACGACCCTGAAGAAGGGGTCCACCGTCACCACGGCGCGTGACCACTCGCGTGGTGCGCGCGCGCTCAAGCGGGCCGTGATCTCGTCGCTCCAGTCCAGCGCCATCGACGTACGCGACCTGGAGAACGTACCGCTGCCCGTGGCCCGGCAGCAGACCGCCAGGGGCAGCGCGGGCGGCATCATGATCCGTACGTCCCCGGGAGTCCCCGACTCCGTGGACATCATGTTCTTCGACGAGCGGGGCGCCGACCTCTCCCAGGCCGGCCAGCGCAAGCTGGACCGCATCTACGCCCGGCAGGAGTACCGCCGCGCGTTCCCCGGCGAGATCGGGGACCTGCACTTCCCGGCCAGCGTCTTCGACTCGTACACGGGCTCGCTGCTCCGCAACGTCGACACGACGGGCATCGCCGAGGCCGGGCTCAAGGTCGTGGTCGACGCGTCCAACGGAAGCGCCGGACTCGTCCTGCCCAGCCTCCTCGGGCGGCTCGGTGTCGACGCGCTGACCATCAACCCGGGACTCGACGAGTCGCGGCCGACGGAGACGGCGGAATCACGCCGCTCCGGTCTGGTCAGGCTCGGCGAGATCGTGGCGTCCGCGCGGGCCGCGTTCGGCGTGCGGTTCGACCCGGTCGGTGAGCGGCTGTCGCTCGTCGACGAGCGCGGCCGGATCATCGAGGACGACCGGGCGCTGCTGGTGCTGCTCGACCTCGTCGCCGCGGAGCGCCGCAGCGGCCGGGTGGCACTGCCGGTGACGACCACCAGGATCGCCGAGCAGGTCGCGGCGTACCACGGCACGCAGGTGGAGTGGACGACGACCTCGCCGGACGACCTGACGCGGGTCGGCCGGGAGGAGACCACGATCTTCGGCGGTGACGGGCGCGGAGCGTTCATCGTGCCGGAGTTCAGCAGTGTCCTGGACGGTACGGCGGCGTTCGTGCGGCTCATCGGGCTGGTGGCACGTACGCAGCTGACCCTGAGCCAGATCGACGCCCGCATACCGCGAGCCCATGTGCTGCGCCGCGACCTGGCGACCCCCTGGGCCGTCAAGGGACTGGTGATGCGCAGCGTCGTGGAGGCGGCCGGGGACCGGCAGGTGGACACGACGGACGGTGTCCGGGTCGTGGAGACCGACGGGCGGTGGGTGATGGTGCTGCCCGACCCGTCCGAGGCGGTCACCCATCTGTGGGCCGAAGGTCCTGACGACGCGTCGGCCCAGGCGCTGCTCGACGAGTGGTCGTCGGTGGTCGACGGGGCCGGTCACTAG
- a CDS encoding DUF881 domain-containing protein — MSQQSPIRSTGASPARPDASMSLLNNVMDHGLDEGYAEAAARRDAEGGELPRTLKAKLWLAAGLVLAALVVTVGAAQARISAPVVAKEREELIDRIHDETSAADALEREVEKLRDEVGERQRAALRRPGGARAELVDLLSGATAVRGPGVRLVVDDAKDSEQGGGGEPRESASFADTGRVRDRDMQRVVNGLWESGAEAIAINDQRLTSLSAIRAAGDAILVDNRPLVPPYTVLAVGDGKKLSTAFQDSADGQYLHALQENFDIRTSISVRGEVRLPAAPSLIVRTAKPKAAAPSKGNGQDAADTGKGTS, encoded by the coding sequence ATGTCGCAGCAGTCCCCCATTCGGAGCACCGGCGCGTCACCCGCGCGTCCCGATGCGTCCATGTCGCTGCTGAACAACGTGATGGACCACGGCCTCGACGAGGGGTACGCGGAGGCGGCGGCCCGCAGGGACGCCGAGGGCGGTGAACTGCCCCGCACGCTCAAGGCCAAGCTCTGGCTCGCGGCGGGCCTGGTGCTGGCCGCGCTGGTGGTCACGGTGGGCGCGGCCCAGGCGCGGATCTCGGCCCCTGTGGTGGCCAAGGAGCGCGAAGAGCTCATCGACCGCATCCACGACGAGACTTCGGCGGCGGACGCGCTGGAGCGTGAGGTCGAGAAGCTCCGTGACGAGGTCGGCGAACGGCAGCGGGCCGCGCTGCGCCGGCCGGGCGGTGCCCGTGCCGAGCTGGTCGATCTGCTGTCCGGCGCGACGGCCGTCCGGGGACCGGGCGTCCGCCTGGTGGTGGACGACGCCAAGGACAGTGAGCAGGGCGGGGGCGGCGAGCCCCGGGAGAGCGCCAGTTTCGCCGACACGGGCCGGGTACGGGACCGGGACATGCAGCGGGTCGTCAACGGCCTCTGGGAGTCCGGCGCGGAGGCCATCGCCATCAACGACCAGCGCCTGACGTCCCTTTCGGCGATCAGGGCCGCGGGGGACGCCATACTGGTCGACAACAGGCCGCTGGTGCCCCCGTACACCGTGCTCGCGGTGGGCGACGGGAAGAAGTTGAGCACCGCGTTCCAGGACAGCGCCGACGGGCAGTACCTGCACGCGCTCCAGGAGAACTTCGACATCAGGACGAGCATCTCCGTCCGCGGCGAGGTGCGTCTCCCCGCGGCGCCGAGCCTGA